Proteins from a single region of Apium graveolens cultivar Ventura chromosome 7, ASM990537v1, whole genome shotgun sequence:
- the LOC141674400 gene encoding uncharacterized protein LOC141674400: MYVEKGIEVDGAEVSTVDEVGAMSIFVHITTLFTGSGNLNHRVKEGHHEGEKLKIFDIGAAWMGTREFTSTTFVDYCMSVGIPVEHPVPHVHTQNGLAKSFSKRLQLIARPLLLKAKLPTSIWGHTVLHAANIIRIRPTFYNQHSPLQQVLVQVPNISHFKIFGSAVYVSIAPPQRSKMGAQRRIARIDIPIQKSDTKELVTESKPCLKHGRPVGAEDVAPRKRKIKKIASEVAHAPEEENTPEVVLSPEEIPVPEDTRLNSHKISINYVHDIKLWNRSKAIIDDIFVYSAVLDFDINCDPEPQSVDECRRRKHWPKWKDTIQTELDSLRKRKVFGPVLQTPIGTTTKVDEVVIYLKTEFEMKDLGRTKYWLGIQVEHLSSGIFIHQSTYTEKVLNIFYIIKSHPLNTPMVFRSLEPDKDPFRPREDDEEVLDPKILYLGAIGALMYLVNNTRPNIAFAVNLLARFSSALMDRHWNGIKHIFHYLRGIIDFELFFLKNSTFQLIRYADAGYFSDPHLANHKLDMCLHITVHPFPGNLRSKLQWQPQQIGYVIHEANRECVWLRSIIKNIR, from the exons ATGTACGTGGAAAAGGGTATAGAGGTGGACGGGGCCGAGGTCAGTACCGTGGACGAGGTCGGAGCCATGAGCATTTTCGTCCATATAACAACTCTGTTCACCGGAAGTGGCAATCTGAATCACAGAGTAAAAGAAGGGCACCACGAGGGggaaaaattgaaaatatttgatATAGGTGCGGCATGGATGGGCACAC GTGAATTCACATCTACAACTTTTGTCGACTATTGCATGTCAGTAGGAATCCCAGTTGAACACCCAGTTCCTcatgtacatacacaaaatgggtTAGCCAAATCCTTTAGCAAAAGACTTCAACTTATTGCAAGACCGCTATTGTTAAAAGCAAAATTACCTACATCTATTTGGGGTCACACAGTACTTCATGCTGCTAATATTATTAGGATTAGACCAACTTTCTACAACCAACATTCTCCACTACAACAGGTACTTGTTCAAGTTCCtaatatttctcacttcaaaATTTTCGGAAGTGCTGTATATGTATCGATTGCTCCACCACAAAGATCGAAGATGGGAGCTCAAAGAAGAATAG CTAGAATAGATATACCAATTCAAAAATCAGATACAAAAGAATTGGTTACAGAATCAAAGCCATGCCTGAAGCATGGTAGACCGGTCGGTGCAGAGGATGTTGCACCAcgaaaaagaaaaattaaaaaaattgccTCAGAAGTGGCACATGCTCCAGAAGAAGAAAATACCCCTGAAGTGGTATTATCTCCTGAAGAGATTCCAGTCCCCGAAGATACGAGATTAAACAGTCAtaaaatttcaataaattatgtgcatgatATAAAATTATGGAATCGAAGTAAAGCCATAATCGATGATATATTTGTGTATTCTGCGGTATTGGATTTCGACATAAATTGtgatcctgaaccacaaagtgtaGATGAATGCCGTCGAAGAAAGCactggccaaaatggaaagacACGATCCAAACAGAATTAGATTCATTGCGTAAAAGAAAAGTATTTGGACCTGTTCTCCAAACACCAATTG GAACAACTACAAAGGTTGATGAAGTTGTCATATACCTAAAGacagagtttgaaatgaaagatcttggaaggacaaAATATTGGCTTGGTATACAAGTTGAGCACTTGTCATCAGGAATTTTCATCCACCAATCTACATATACAGAAAAGGTTTTGAACATATTTTACATTATTAAATCTCATCCATTGAATACTCCAATGGTGTTTAGATCTTTAGAGCCTGATAAAGATCCATTTCGACCACGAGAAGATGATGAAGAAGTTCTCGATCCTAAAATCCTATATCTCGGAGCAATTGGTGCACTTATGTACCTTGTAAATAATACAAGGCCAAATATTGCATTTGCTGTGAATTTATTGGCTAGATTTAGCTCTGCTCTGATGGACAGGCATTGGAATGGGATCAAGCATATATTTCATTATCTTCGTGGAATAATTGATTTTGAGTTATTCTTCCTGAAAAACTCAACATTTCAGTTGATTAGATATGCAGACGCTGGATATTTTTCGGATCCTCATTTGGCAAATCACaaactggatatgtgtttacatATTACGGTACATCCATTTCCTGGAAATCTACGAAGCAAACTACAGTGGCAACCTCAACAAATTGGATATGTGATTCATGAAGCCAATAGAGAATGTGTCTGGTTGCGGTCTATCATCAAGAATATTCGTTAA